One region of Streptomyces capillispiralis genomic DNA includes:
- a CDS encoding alpha/beta hydrolase, whose amino-acid sequence MKKRLCGAIAALGALLVLGALPAQASPPSVGPLAAAPVVAGQAAAPSPRGAEVVAVTRVADRQVDLSVRSAALGGRTVKVRLLTPDGWNPHDRRRHWPTFWLLHGCCGDYTSWTARTDVAGIGSLRDVLVVMPEAGWNGWYSDWWNHGEGGDPAWETFHTVELRHLLERDWGAGTNRVVAGLSMGGQGALLYAARHPGMFKATAAYSGSAHPLLDDESVDRIMGFFAGQGDDPLRVWGDPVAQRSVWQAHDPFHLARRLTSLPVYLSCGDGTTGPLDSPGSTSALEADFNRQNHALAAELRRVGAKHLTTHFYGPGTHGWAYWQRELHASLPMLLGALRADG is encoded by the coding sequence ATGAAGAAGCGACTGTGCGGCGCGATCGCGGCCCTCGGCGCCCTCCTCGTACTGGGTGCGCTGCCGGCCCAGGCGTCCCCGCCGAGCGTCGGCCCACTCGCCGCCGCGCCGGTCGTCGCCGGCCAGGCTGCCGCCCCGAGTCCGCGTGGCGCGGAGGTCGTCGCGGTCACGCGGGTCGCGGACCGGCAGGTCGACCTGTCGGTCCGGTCGGCGGCCCTGGGCGGCCGTACGGTCAAGGTCCGCCTCCTCACCCCCGACGGCTGGAACCCGCACGACCGGCGCCGGCACTGGCCGACCTTCTGGCTGCTGCACGGCTGTTGCGGCGACTACACCTCGTGGACCGCCAGGACCGACGTGGCCGGGATCGGCAGCCTGCGCGACGTGCTCGTCGTCATGCCGGAGGCCGGCTGGAACGGTTGGTACAGCGACTGGTGGAACCACGGCGAGGGCGGCGACCCCGCCTGGGAGACCTTCCACACCGTCGAGCTGCGGCACCTCCTGGAGCGCGACTGGGGCGCCGGAACCAACCGCGTCGTGGCCGGACTGTCCATGGGCGGCCAGGGCGCCCTGCTGTACGCGGCACGGCACCCCGGCATGTTCAAGGCGACCGCCGCCTACTCCGGTTCGGCCCACCCGCTGCTCGACGACGAGTCGGTCGACCGCATCATGGGCTTCTTCGCCGGCCAGGGCGACGACCCCCTGAGGGTCTGGGGCGACCCGGTCGCCCAGCGCTCCGTCTGGCAGGCCCACGACCCGTTCCACCTGGCCCGGCGGCTCACGTCGCTGCCCGTGTACCTGTCCTGCGGCGACGGCACCACCGGCCCGCTGGATTCGCCGGGCAGCACCAGCGCCCTCGAGGCCGACTTCAACCGGCAGAACCACGCACTGGCCGCCGAGTTGAGGCGCGTCGGCGCGAAGCACCTCACCACCCACTTCTACGGGCCGGGAACGCACGGCTGGGCGTACTGGCAACGCGAACTGCACGCCTCACTGCCGATGCTGCTCGGCGCTCTCCGGGCCGACGGCTGA
- a CDS encoding GH1 family beta-glucosidase: MSIDFAALPHDFLWGTATSAYQIEGAVAEDGRSPSIWDTFSHTPGRIDNDDHGDVACDHYHRWREDIGLMRRLGTNAYRLSIAWPRVVPGGDGPVNAKGLAFYDELIDGLLEAGITPSVTLYHWDLPQALQDRDRGWQERSTAEHFAAYASVVAERLGDRVTHWATLNEPLCSAWIGHLEGVMAPGLTDLTAAVRASYHLLLGHGLAMRAIRAAAPGAQVGIVNNLSTIHAATDREEDLAAARRMDGHTNRWWLDPVHGRGFPEDMREVYGVELPERAGDMELIGADLDWLGLNYYFPQTVADDPTAPAPYVRTVRRDGVPRTGMDWEVDAGGIEDLLLRLTNEYGPRRLYVTENGSSFPDVVRPDGTIDDPERQDYLASHLAACASAARKGAPLAGYFAWSLLDNFEWAYGYDKRFGLVHVDYATQARTIKGSGHRYAEIIRGHADRARRAA; this comes from the coding sequence GTGAGCATCGACTTCGCCGCACTCCCGCACGACTTCCTGTGGGGCACGGCCACATCGGCGTACCAGATCGAGGGAGCCGTGGCGGAGGACGGCCGTTCACCGTCGATCTGGGACACCTTCTCCCACACCCCGGGCAGGATCGACAACGACGACCACGGCGACGTCGCCTGCGACCACTACCACCGCTGGCGCGAGGACATCGGCCTGATGCGCCGGCTGGGCACCAACGCCTACCGCCTGTCCATCGCCTGGCCGCGCGTGGTGCCGGGCGGCGACGGACCGGTCAACGCCAAGGGGCTCGCCTTCTACGACGAGCTGATCGACGGCCTGCTGGAAGCGGGCATCACCCCGTCGGTGACCCTCTACCACTGGGACCTGCCGCAGGCGCTCCAGGACCGGGACCGCGGCTGGCAGGAACGCTCCACCGCCGAGCACTTCGCGGCGTACGCCTCGGTCGTCGCCGAACGCCTCGGCGACCGCGTCACCCACTGGGCCACCCTCAACGAGCCCCTCTGCTCGGCCTGGATCGGCCACCTGGAAGGCGTCATGGCCCCCGGCCTGACCGACCTGACGGCGGCGGTCCGCGCCTCCTACCACCTGCTCCTCGGCCACGGCCTCGCCATGCGGGCGATCCGCGCCGCCGCCCCCGGCGCCCAGGTCGGCATCGTCAACAACCTCTCCACCATCCACGCGGCCACCGACCGCGAGGAGGACCTGGCGGCCGCCCGCCGCATGGACGGCCACACCAACCGCTGGTGGCTGGACCCGGTCCACGGCAGGGGCTTCCCGGAGGACATGCGCGAGGTCTACGGCGTCGAACTCCCCGAACGCGCGGGTGACATGGAGCTGATCGGCGCCGACCTGGACTGGCTCGGCCTGAACTACTACTTCCCGCAGACCGTCGCGGACGACCCCACCGCACCGGCCCCCTACGTCCGCACCGTCCGCCGCGACGGCGTCCCGCGCACCGGCATGGACTGGGAGGTCGACGCCGGCGGCATCGAGGACCTGCTGCTGCGCCTCACGAACGAGTACGGCCCGCGCAGGCTGTACGTCACCGAGAACGGCTCGTCGTTCCCCGACGTCGTCCGCCCCGACGGAACGATCGACGACCCGGAACGCCAGGACTACCTGGCGAGCCATCTGGCCGCCTGCGCGTCCGCCGCCCGCAAGGGCGCACCGCTGGCCGGCTACTTCGCCTGGTCGCTGCTGGACAACTTCGAGTGGGCGTACGGCTACGACAAGCGCTTCGGCCTCGTCCACGTCGACTACGCCACCCAGGCCCGCACCATCAAGGGCTCGGGCCACCGGTACGCGGAGATCATCCGCGGCCACGCCGACCGCGCACGGCGAGCGGCCTGA
- a CDS encoding ATP-binding protein: MSDLLRAPAEIKYAEELDWLESIDDNPKPFSWRLSPKMVRLFILGSERADGLDREISQKWFGDRSFVERSIVTLASDRGLLLIGDPGTGKSWLAELLSAAICRNSTMVVQGTAGTTEDHIKYSWNVSMVIAKGQSRESMIPSPIMTAMEAGAIGRFEELTRSTSDVQDALISILSEKYISVPELESGSGDDNIVFAKPGFSIIATANSRDRGVNDLSSALKRRFNFVRIPVVTNKKSEAEIVRFRTEELLRRHSIDLDVPPTLLDVLLQSFADLRASAAAAGSDDEKLESALSTAEQIGVLEDAVLHSNFFGERTLTARALASSLVGSLTRREPEDLAILNKYLHGVVEPRSKEEGGSWPEFLEGGRDAIATLS, translated from the coding sequence ATGTCCGACCTGCTGCGCGCGCCCGCCGAGATCAAGTACGCCGAGGAGCTCGACTGGCTGGAGTCGATCGACGACAACCCCAAGCCGTTCTCCTGGCGCCTGTCCCCGAAGATGGTGCGTCTGTTCATCCTCGGCTCCGAGCGCGCCGACGGCCTGGACCGGGAGATCTCCCAGAAGTGGTTCGGCGACCGCAGTTTCGTGGAGCGGTCGATCGTCACGCTCGCCTCCGACCGCGGTCTGCTGCTCATCGGTGACCCCGGCACGGGCAAGAGCTGGCTGGCGGAGCTGCTGTCCGCCGCGATCTGCCGCAACTCCACCATGGTGGTGCAGGGCACGGCGGGGACGACCGAGGACCACATCAAGTACTCGTGGAACGTGTCCATGGTGATCGCCAAGGGGCAGTCGCGGGAGTCGATGATCCCCTCGCCGATCATGACGGCGATGGAGGCCGGTGCCATCGGCCGCTTCGAGGAGCTGACCCGTTCGACCAGCGATGTGCAGGACGCGCTGATCTCGATCCTCTCGGAGAAGTACATCTCCGTGCCCGAACTGGAGAGCGGCAGCGGTGACGACAACATCGTCTTCGCCAAGCCGGGCTTCTCCATCATCGCCACCGCCAACAGCCGCGACCGCGGTGTCAACGACCTGTCGTCCGCCCTGAAGCGCCGCTTCAACTTCGTCCGCATCCCGGTCGTGACGAACAAGAAGAGCGAGGCGGAGATCGTCCGCTTCCGCACCGAGGAGCTGCTGCGCCGGCACTCGATCGACCTCGACGTGCCGCCGACCCTGCTGGACGTGCTGCTGCAGAGCTTCGCCGACCTGCGGGCGTCCGCCGCGGCGGCCGGCAGCGACGACGAGAAGCTGGAGTCCGCGCTGTCGACGGCCGAGCAGATCGGCGTGCTCGAGGACGCCGTCCTGCACAGCAACTTCTTCGGCGAGCGCACCCTCACCGCCCGCGCGCTGGCCTCCTCGCTGGTCGGCTCCCTCACCCGCCGCGAGCCCGAGGACCTCGCCATCCTCAACAAGTACCTGCACGGTGTCGTCGAGCCGCGCAGCAAGGAGGAGGGCGGCTCCTGGCCCGAGTTCCTGGAGGGCGGCCGCGACGCGATCGCCACGCTGTCGTGA
- a CDS encoding DUF5682 family protein codes for MSGPQESGTFAALRGQLQDAAATFADGPGALEGILLGMVDDVDRAAREPLEIFPVCHHSPASALAMARRLREKQPKVVYLELCEDMAPLLTELRNCRLPVAVQAFAGDLDGFPAEWAPLSVVAPVTEASAEYQAIAYALDTPGVELVLVDRSSDHVFQWDRRDERAQEASAEAGTPADQPEAALHGEAVGVEIGDLRPRFAELEEHLLRHGKVRHWSEWWHQYVEVPLGTSDHDTYRQVMFLIGSLFRRLAPGDGDRVRVDEDRERYMWTRMREHLAATGTDPEDCLYVCGAFHAASRVEEFGVHGSQGAFTISPRTATTWQYGLIPSSHAAIEAQFGLAPGSVSIASTEWTKSLKRTRVRPYRLAGQAGTKASPAKKTPGRGTAAGVAVTPAPDPAGGDRLTGFLRRPPVLDPLDEAELLGWSVDIVRAARRNGYLASTADAIAVFETSILLAGMRDRAKPTPYDFQDAAVTCIEKDSVPGRRDVRRLVEIMMGGDRIGQVGYESLPPLARDVYDRLAPLELNLQQRGVRRALLDLAARPELRACSDVLWMLRRLMPHGAARPIMGERRLGERSIQESWDLALGTHQRALIELGYEGVSLEQVLEQRLRREAYGPQATTATVLAAVEDATLYLGSRRLADELGTHALKVLSAERSVDGAPEVLRRVRALLAYYRTNEPVLPAWIEAFTKTGYAHYCTLLPTAFRDEDATVGQVAAMLGFLFSMESLALSLGCDRTQLELAVAQSHPDDPAKTALLWAAQVQLGTLSRSELRARCAALLDNPLVVPSYPRYLSGFVHALEPVPGLADVVVEAVSNAFGRLPDAVLLPWLPLLITTLRSGAADLAPLLIREAGRIFPARLPALDAWIPPWRAPQPDPFAARRTQPEPDAPRGAALLPAHPATCDAVAGLLGCDGAWTAAAGPSPAGGAALAARHPATANALDSLLAGT; via the coding sequence GTGAGCGGGCCCCAGGAGAGCGGCACCTTCGCGGCGCTGCGCGGGCAACTGCAGGACGCGGCGGCCACGTTCGCGGACGGACCGGGCGCGCTGGAGGGCATCCTCCTCGGCATGGTCGACGACGTGGACCGCGCGGCGCGCGAGCCGCTGGAGATCTTCCCCGTCTGTCACCACTCCCCCGCCTCGGCGCTCGCCATGGCCCGCCGGCTGCGGGAGAAGCAGCCCAAGGTCGTCTATCTGGAGCTGTGCGAGGACATGGCGCCGCTCCTGACCGAGCTGCGCAACTGCCGGCTCCCGGTGGCGGTGCAGGCGTTCGCCGGTGACCTCGACGGTTTCCCCGCCGAATGGGCGCCGCTGTCGGTCGTCGCGCCCGTCACGGAGGCGTCGGCCGAGTACCAGGCCATCGCGTACGCGCTCGACACGCCCGGCGTCGAACTGGTCCTGGTCGACCGGTCCTCGGACCACGTCTTCCAGTGGGACCGGCGCGACGAGCGCGCCCAGGAGGCGTCCGCCGAGGCGGGCACCCCCGCGGACCAGCCCGAGGCCGCGCTGCACGGTGAGGCCGTCGGCGTGGAGATCGGCGACCTGCGGCCGCGCTTCGCCGAGCTGGAGGAGCACCTGCTGCGCCACGGCAAGGTGCGGCACTGGTCGGAGTGGTGGCACCAGTACGTGGAGGTGCCGCTCGGCACCAGCGACCACGACACCTACCGTCAGGTCATGTTCCTCATCGGCAGCCTGTTCCGGCGGCTCGCCCCCGGGGACGGCGACCGGGTACGGGTGGACGAGGACCGCGAGCGGTACATGTGGACGCGGATGCGCGAGCACCTGGCGGCGACCGGCACGGACCCGGAGGACTGCCTGTACGTGTGCGGGGCGTTCCACGCCGCCAGCCGGGTCGAGGAGTTCGGCGTGCACGGCAGCCAGGGTGCCTTCACGATCTCCCCGCGTACCGCCACCACCTGGCAGTACGGGCTGATCCCGTCCAGCCACGCGGCGATCGAGGCGCAGTTCGGCCTCGCCCCGGGGTCGGTGTCGATCGCCTCGACGGAGTGGACGAAGAGCCTCAAGCGCACCCGGGTGCGGCCGTACCGGCTGGCGGGACAGGCCGGCACGAAGGCGTCCCCGGCGAAGAAGACCCCGGGAAGGGGGACCGCGGCCGGAGTGGCCGTCACGCCGGCGCCGGACCCGGCCGGCGGGGACCGGCTGACGGGTTTCCTGCGGCGGCCGCCCGTGCTCGACCCGCTGGACGAGGCCGAACTGCTCGGCTGGTCCGTGGACATCGTGCGCGCGGCCCGCCGCAACGGCTACCTCGCCTCCACCGCCGACGCCATCGCCGTCTTCGAGACGTCGATCCTGCTCGCCGGCATGCGGGACCGGGCCAAGCCGACGCCGTACGACTTCCAGGACGCGGCGGTCACGTGCATCGAGAAGGACAGCGTGCCCGGGCGGCGGGACGTGCGGCGCCTCGTCGAGATCATGATGGGCGGCGACCGGATCGGACAGGTGGGATACGAGTCGCTGCCGCCGCTCGCCCGCGACGTGTACGACCGGCTGGCGCCGCTGGAGCTGAACCTCCAGCAGCGTGGGGTGCGGCGCGCCCTGCTGGACCTGGCCGCCCGTCCGGAGCTGCGGGCGTGCTCCGACGTGCTGTGGATGCTGCGGCGGCTGATGCCGCACGGAGCGGCACGGCCGATCATGGGCGAGCGGCGGCTCGGTGAACGGTCGATCCAGGAGTCCTGGGACCTGGCGCTCGGCACCCACCAGCGGGCCCTCATCGAGCTCGGCTACGAGGGTGTCAGCCTGGAACAGGTGCTGGAGCAGCGGCTGCGGCGCGAGGCGTACGGGCCGCAGGCGACGACCGCCACCGTGCTGGCCGCGGTCGAGGACGCGACCCTGTACCTGGGGAGCCGTCGCCTCGCCGACGAGCTCGGCACGCACGCGCTGAAGGTGCTGTCCGCGGAGCGCAGTGTCGACGGGGCACCGGAGGTGCTGCGCCGGGTGCGCGCTCTGCTGGCGTACTACCGCACCAACGAGCCGGTGCTGCCGGCGTGGATCGAGGCGTTCACCAAGACCGGTTACGCCCACTACTGCACCCTGCTGCCGACGGCGTTCCGGGACGAGGACGCGACGGTGGGGCAGGTCGCGGCGATGCTGGGCTTCCTGTTCAGCATGGAGAGCCTGGCGCTGTCGCTGGGCTGCGACCGGACCCAGCTGGAGCTCGCGGTCGCCCAGTCGCACCCCGACGACCCGGCGAAGACGGCGCTGCTGTGGGCGGCGCAGGTGCAGCTCGGCACGCTGTCACGGTCCGAACTGCGCGCCCGGTGCGCCGCGTTGCTGGACAACCCGCTGGTGGTGCCGTCCTACCCGCGCTACCTCAGTGGCTTCGTGCACGCGCTGGAGCCGGTGCCCGGGCTGGCGGACGTGGTGGTGGAGGCGGTGTCGAACGCGTTCGGCCGGCTGCCGGACGCGGTGCTGCTGCCGTGGCTCCCCCTGCTGATCACCACCCTGCGCTCCGGCGCGGCGGACCTCGCCCCGTTGCTGATCCGCGAGGCCGGGCGGATCTTCCCGGCCCGTCTGCCGGCACTGGACGCGTGGATACCGCCGTGGCGGGCCCCGCAACCGGACCCGTTCGCGGCCCGCCGCACACAGCCGGAGCCGGACGCCCCCCGGGGCGCCGCGCTGCTCCCGGCCCATCCGGCGACGTGCGACGCGGTGGCGGGGCTGCTGGGCTGCGACGGTGCGTGGACGGCGGCAGCCGGTCCGTCCCCGGCGGGCGGCGCCGCACTCGCGGCGCGCCACCCGGCCACGGCGAACGCCCTGGATTCCCTCCTCGCCGGCACATGA
- a CDS encoding vWA domain-containing protein: MSEQSNEAAPTPDPYDNRRQVLYWRLLARLFDPEEQASLESASLAVVEDIGLPAALLDPGASVDSVVQRHPELAGEFDGLMAPGPNQDGVRDRAAEVRRAALASKVLLNVFASGSGTVTAEQLARWQSDAGWLERALGCRPGDLRGGRAGGAGVSPTGRGGAGVSPTGTGVGGPTPDLSRLIPEIGPELGSIEAGLVKRMHLREVLADPALASRLTPSMSLIEQLLRDKDNLSGVALANAKALIRRYVDEVAQVLRTQVEKSTVGDIDRSVPPKRVFRNLDIDRTIWKNLTNWDPQEERLYVDRLYYRHTSRKTTPQRLIVVVDQSGSMVDSMVNCTILASIFAGLPKVDVHLIAYDTQALDLTPWSHDPFETLLRTKLGGGTDGTVAMALAQPKIAEPRNTVVVWISDFYEWRTEELFDSMAAIHRSGAKFIPVGSVTSAGRGSVNPWFREKFKDLGTPVISGHIKKLVHELKTFLT; encoded by the coding sequence ATGAGCGAGCAGAGCAACGAAGCGGCGCCGACGCCCGATCCGTACGACAACCGGCGGCAGGTGCTGTACTGGCGGCTGCTGGCCCGGCTCTTCGACCCCGAGGAGCAGGCGTCGCTGGAGTCGGCCAGTCTGGCCGTGGTCGAGGACATCGGCCTGCCGGCCGCGCTGCTCGACCCCGGGGCGTCCGTCGATTCCGTGGTGCAGCGGCATCCCGAGCTGGCGGGGGAGTTCGACGGGCTGATGGCGCCCGGGCCGAACCAGGACGGTGTGCGTGACCGGGCCGCCGAGGTGCGGCGTGCGGCGCTGGCGTCGAAGGTCCTGCTGAACGTCTTCGCCTCCGGCTCCGGTACGGTCACCGCCGAGCAGCTGGCGCGCTGGCAGTCCGACGCGGGCTGGCTGGAGCGGGCGCTGGGCTGCCGGCCGGGGGACCTGCGCGGCGGCCGTGCGGGCGGGGCAGGTGTCAGTCCGACCGGCAGGGGCGGGGCGGGCGTCAGCCCGACCGGTACCGGCGTCGGCGGGCCCACGCCCGACCTCAGCCGGCTGATCCCCGAGATCGGGCCGGAACTCGGCTCGATCGAGGCCGGTCTCGTCAAGCGGATGCACCTGCGCGAGGTGCTGGCCGACCCGGCGCTGGCCTCCCGGCTGACACCGAGCATGTCGCTCATCGAGCAGTTGCTGCGCGACAAGGACAACCTCTCCGGCGTGGCCCTGGCGAACGCCAAGGCGCTGATCCGGCGTTACGTCGACGAGGTCGCCCAGGTGCTGCGCACCCAGGTGGAGAAGTCCACGGTCGGTGACATCGACCGGTCGGTCCCGCCCAAGCGGGTCTTCCGCAACCTCGACATCGACCGGACCATCTGGAAGAACCTCACCAACTGGGACCCGCAGGAGGAGCGGCTCTACGTCGACCGCCTCTACTACCGGCACACCAGCCGCAAGACGACGCCGCAGCGGCTGATCGTGGTCGTCGACCAGTCCGGCTCCATGGTGGACTCCATGGTCAACTGCACCATCCTGGCGTCCATATTCGCCGGGCTGCCGAAGGTGGACGTCCATCTGATCGCCTACGACACACAGGCGCTGGACCTCACGCCCTGGTCGCACGACCCGTTCGAGACGCTGCTGCGCACCAAGCTCGGCGGGGGCACCGACGGCACCGTCGCCATGGCGCTCGCCCAGCCGAAGATCGCCGAGCCGCGCAACACCGTCGTGGTGTGGATCTCCGACTTCTACGAATGGCGGACCGAGGAGCTGTTCGACAGCATGGCCGCCATCCACCGCTCGGGGGCGAAGTTCATCCCGGTGGGCTCGGTGACCAGCGCCGGCCGCGGCAGCGTCAACCCGTGGTTCCGGGAGAAGTTCAAGGACCTCGGCACGCCGGTGATCTCCGGCCACATCAAGAAGCTCGTGCACGAACTCAAGACGTTCCTCACCTGA
- a CDS encoding N-6 DNA methylase: protein MSQTPATPTNPLVTGSEIARIAGVTRAAVSNWRRRYDDFPAPVGGGVNSPLFDLAEVQTWLDRQRKGQDVTDEVQLWQVLRGAYGDDILGGLADVAEALAGPGGGTPSALPEQGAVLAHRLAEERSPVEVVNGLAERFTESVRRAGSDQVTAPRVVRAVRHDVGDVAADAVLFDPACGIGSLLLGITAAPGTRRYGQEVDARSARFARWRAELAAEAGTEIRQGDSLRADQWPDLKADLVVCDPPVSDTDWGREDLLLDPRWELGTPSRAEGELAWLQHAYAHTAPGGRVVMVMPASVAYRKAGRRIRAELVRRGILTQVTALPPGTAAAHSLPVHLWQLRRPAAPDDAAGTVRMVDLTANDPDDPLEPRPEQITEVAQIDLLDDLVDLTPGRHVEESHRDYVAEYDALHRELAEQLHRLGELLPTLAAGEGPGALDGASVAVADLIRAGLVRYADPEPVSVSDQLDTDFLQGFMHSAVNSRRSTSTSGTFRFDGKGARIPQMDITAQRRYGTVFQALREFEERSRRVAELSRQITVLARDGLGNGALRPAD from the coding sequence ATGTCGCAGACCCCGGCCACTCCGACGAACCCGTTGGTAACCGGTTCCGAGATCGCCCGTATCGCGGGTGTCACCCGTGCCGCCGTGTCCAACTGGAGGCGCCGGTACGACGACTTCCCGGCACCGGTCGGAGGCGGGGTGAACAGCCCCCTGTTCGACCTGGCCGAGGTGCAGACGTGGCTGGACAGACAGCGCAAGGGTCAGGACGTCACCGACGAGGTCCAGCTGTGGCAGGTGCTGCGCGGAGCCTACGGCGACGACATCCTCGGCGGGCTCGCGGACGTCGCCGAGGCCCTCGCGGGCCCCGGCGGTGGCACGCCGTCCGCGCTGCCCGAACAGGGGGCCGTCCTGGCCCACCGCCTGGCGGAGGAACGTTCCCCCGTCGAGGTGGTGAACGGCCTCGCCGAGCGGTTCACGGAGTCGGTGCGCCGCGCGGGATCCGATCAGGTGACCGCGCCCCGGGTGGTCCGCGCCGTCCGCCACGACGTCGGTGACGTGGCCGCCGACGCGGTGCTGTTCGACCCGGCGTGCGGCATCGGCTCCCTCCTCCTCGGCATCACCGCGGCACCGGGCACCCGGCGTTACGGCCAGGAAGTGGACGCCCGCAGCGCACGGTTCGCGCGGTGGCGGGCCGAGCTCGCGGCGGAGGCCGGCACCGAGATCAGGCAGGGCGACTCCCTGCGCGCCGACCAGTGGCCGGACCTCAAGGCCGACCTCGTCGTCTGCGACCCGCCGGTCAGCGACACCGACTGGGGCCGGGAGGACCTGCTCCTCGACCCGCGCTGGGAACTCGGCACGCCCTCCCGCGCCGAGGGCGAGCTGGCCTGGCTGCAGCATGCCTACGCGCACACCGCGCCGGGCGGCCGGGTCGTCATGGTGATGCCCGCCTCCGTGGCCTACCGCAAGGCCGGCCGCCGGATCCGCGCCGAGCTCGTGCGCCGGGGCATCCTGACCCAGGTCACCGCACTGCCGCCCGGTACCGCCGCCGCGCACTCCCTCCCCGTCCACCTGTGGCAGCTGCGCCGGCCGGCGGCACCGGACGACGCCGCCGGCACCGTACGCATGGTCGACCTGACCGCCAACGACCCGGACGACCCGCTGGAGCCGCGCCCCGAGCAGATCACCGAGGTCGCCCAGATCGACCTGCTCGACGATCTGGTGGACCTCACCCCGGGCCGCCACGTCGAGGAGTCGCACCGCGACTACGTCGCCGAATACGACGCCCTCCACCGCGAGCTGGCCGAGCAGCTGCACCGCCTGGGCGAACTGCTGCCCACCCTGGCCGCGGGCGAGGGCCCCGGCGCCCTGGACGGTGCCAGCGTCGCCGTCGCCGACCTGATCAGGGCCGGACTGGTGCGGTACGCGGACCCGGAACCGGTGTCCGTCAGCGACCAGCTCGACACGGACTTCCTCCAGGGCTTCATGCACAGCGCCGTCAACAGCCGCCGCTCCACCAGCACCAGCGGGACCTTCCGGTTCGACGGCAAGGGCGCCCGCATCCCCCAGATGGACATCACCGCACAGCGCCGCTACGGGACCGTCTTCCAGGCGCTCCGCGAGTTCGAGGAGCGGTCGCGCAGGGTGGCCGAGCTCAGCCGGCAGATCACCGTCCTGGCACGGGACGGACTGGGCAACGGCGCCCTGCGGCCGGCGGACTGA
- a CDS encoding winged helix-turn-helix transcriptional regulator: MDTAHGDPRPEPRSSDACRTRVVLDIVGDKWSLLVVRNLRDGPRRFTELKRAIDGISQRMLTVTLRSLERDGILTRTVHGVMPPHVSYELTEMGVALREATAPLLEWSVAHLARIDDARAAYDARTDG; the protein is encoded by the coding sequence ATGGACACGGCACACGGCGATCCGCGGCCCGAGCCGCGGTCCAGCGACGCCTGCCGGACCCGGGTGGTGCTCGACATCGTCGGTGACAAGTGGTCGCTGCTGGTCGTACGCAACCTCAGGGACGGTCCGCGCCGGTTCACCGAGCTCAAGAGGGCCATCGACGGAATCAGCCAGCGCATGCTCACCGTGACGCTGCGCAGCCTGGAGCGCGACGGCATCCTGACCCGCACCGTCCACGGCGTGATGCCGCCCCATGTCAGCTACGAGCTCACCGAGATGGGGGTCGCCCTGCGCGAGGCCACGGCGCCCCTGCTCGAATGGAGCGTGGCGCACCTCGCCCGCATCGACGACGCCCGCGCCGCTTACGACGCCCGCACGGACGGGTGA
- a CDS encoding alpha/beta fold hydrolase: MSTFLLIHGAWHSGRCWDRVVPLLEAAGHRAFAPSLTGHGDKAHLLGPEVGLDTHVDDVVDLITREDLGDVVLVGHSYAGLVISSAANRIPDRIGHLVYLDAMVPEDGESAVDVQPATRQLIEAAVRSESGWRVPPMPELPPPLGLFGVTDPADVAWLRGMLSDQPVRCLQQPVHLDDPAVDAIPRTHIHNVGAMPAGITRRPVPPVQPNGTPAQVWELPTGHDSMITMPVELSELLLKLA; encoded by the coding sequence ATGTCAACATTCCTGCTGATACACGGAGCCTGGCACAGCGGACGGTGCTGGGACCGGGTGGTGCCGTTGCTGGAGGCCGCCGGGCACCGGGCGTTCGCGCCGTCCCTGACCGGCCACGGCGACAAGGCACACCTCCTGGGCCCGGAGGTGGGGCTCGACACGCACGTCGACGACGTGGTCGACCTGATCACCAGGGAGGATCTCGGTGACGTCGTACTCGTCGGCCACAGTTACGCGGGGCTGGTGATCTCCTCCGCGGCGAACCGGATTCCGGACCGCATCGGGCACCTGGTGTACCTCGACGCGATGGTCCCGGAGGACGGCGAGTCCGCGGTCGACGTCCAGCCCGCGACGCGGCAGCTGATCGAGGCCGCGGTGCGGTCCGAGAGCGGCTGGCGCGTGCCGCCGATGCCCGAACTGCCCCCGCCCTTGGGCCTGTTCGGCGTCACCGACCCGGCGGACGTAGCCTGGCTGCGCGGGATGCTCTCGGACCAGCCGGTGCGCTGCTTGCAACAGCCGGTGCACCTGGACGACCCGGCGGTGGACGCGATCCCGCGCACGCACATCCACAACGTCGGCGCCATGCCGGCGGGCATCACCCGCCGCCCCGTCCCCCCGGTCCAGCCCAACGGCACGCCCGCCCAGGTCTGGGAACTGCCGACAGGCCATGACTCCATGATCACCATGCCGGTCGAACTCAGCGAACTGCTCCTCAAGCTCGCCTGA